One window of the uncultured Umboniibacter sp. genome contains the following:
- the ubiG gene encoding bifunctional 2-polyprenyl-6-hydroxyphenol methylase/3-demethylubiquinol 3-O-methyltransferase UbiG produces the protein MNVDPSEIAKFEQLAHKWWDPNSEFKPLHQINPLRANYIDERTRLPGKRHLDVGCGGGLLTEACVQRGSVSMGIDMGEAPLSVAKLHALETGLEIDYRQVPVEELAEEMPASFDVVTCMEMLEHVPDPASIVRACAKLVKPGGHVFFSTLNRNPKSYMFAIVGAEYVLQMLPKGTHEYSKFIKPSELASALRDAKLTLIDSTGLTYNPFTKQYKLNPNDLDVNYMFHTKRPES, from the coding sequence CTGAATGTCGACCCTAGTGAAATTGCAAAATTTGAACAACTTGCTCACAAATGGTGGGACCCGAATAGCGAATTCAAGCCGTTACACCAAATTAATCCCTTGCGTGCCAATTATATCGATGAGCGCACTCGCCTCCCAGGCAAGCGCCATTTAGATGTAGGTTGCGGCGGCGGTTTACTTACGGAGGCCTGCGTTCAGCGCGGCAGCGTGAGCATGGGCATTGATATGGGTGAAGCACCGCTTAGTGTTGCTAAATTACATGCCCTCGAAACTGGCCTAGAGATAGACTACCGCCAAGTACCCGTTGAAGAGCTAGCCGAGGAAATGCCAGCAAGTTTCGACGTCGTCACTTGCATGGAGATGCTTGAGCATGTCCCCGACCCCGCCTCGATTGTGCGCGCCTGCGCCAAACTGGTAAAGCCAGGAGGACACGTGTTTTTCTCAACCCTTAACCGCAACCCTAAGTCGTATATGTTCGCCATCGTCGGTGCAGAATACGTCCTGCAGATGCTCCCTAAAGGCACCCACGAATACAGTAAGTTCATCAAACCGTCTGAGCTTGCGAGCGCCCTTCGCGATGCGAAACTAACGCTCATTGACAGCACGGGCCTAACCTACAACCCGTTTACTAAGCAGTACAAGCTCAATCCAAATGATCTTGATGTAAACTACATGTTCCATACCAAGCGACCAGAATCCTAA
- a CDS encoding YciK family oxidoreductase: MTKLDPNYQPGEDCLKNRVILVTGAGDGIGKSLSLTAAKHGATVLLLGRTTAKLEQIYDEICALGAPEPAILAFDLSGAQEDDYNTLAASIEAEYGRLDGLVHNASLLGRRSPITNYPAETWQRVMQVNVNSTFLLSKAMLPLLEIPAHSSLIFTSSSVGRTARAHWGAYGVSKFATEGLALTLADELDGISNVRCNTFNPGATRTAMRAGAYPAENPASVKSPEELMPWYLFLLSDDSIGVSGEQLSY, translated from the coding sequence ATGACAAAACTCGATCCAAACTATCAGCCCGGCGAAGACTGCCTGAAGAATCGTGTAATCTTAGTTACCGGCGCCGGCGACGGCATCGGGAAATCCTTGAGCCTGACTGCCGCCAAGCACGGAGCAACGGTGTTATTGCTGGGTAGAACCACCGCCAAGCTTGAGCAGATCTATGACGAGATTTGCGCACTTGGCGCCCCCGAGCCTGCCATCTTAGCCTTCGATTTAAGCGGCGCCCAAGAGGATGACTACAACACCCTTGCCGCATCCATCGAGGCCGAGTATGGTCGGCTAGACGGCCTTGTTCACAATGCCTCGCTACTCGGTCGTCGATCGCCTATTACCAACTATCCTGCGGAAACCTGGCAACGGGTGATGCAGGTGAACGTTAATTCGACCTTCTTGCTCAGTAAAGCCATGCTGCCGCTACTTGAAATCCCAGCGCATAGCTCGCTAATCTTCACCTCCTCCAGTGTCGGCCGAACAGCCCGCGCTCACTGGGGAGCCTATGGTGTTTCAAAATTCGCGACGGAGGGTTTGGCGCTCACGTTAGCGGATGAACTCGACGGCATCTCCAATGTTCGCTGTAATACTTTCAATCCGGGTGCTACCCGCACCGCCATGCGCGCAGGCGCCTACCCTGCTGAGAATCCAGCATCGGTGAAAAGTCCAGAGGAACTCATGCCCTGGTATCTGTTTCTTCTTAGCGACGATAGCATTGGCGTGTCAGGTGAACAGTTGAGTTACTGA